A single region of the Sorghum bicolor cultivar BTx623 chromosome 7, Sorghum_bicolor_NCBIv3, whole genome shotgun sequence genome encodes:
- the LOC8085031 gene encoding putative disease resistance protein RGA4: MGAVAGGMLASAVLKVVFKQICAVIGGQIKLQQDFAKDLLKMKMTLESLAAVLKDAERKSVDNSSVQLWLKRLKNAMYDISDMLEEFETDTQPAAPKKSFKKGI, translated from the exons ATGGGGGCGGTAGCCGGGGGCATGCTCGCCTCCGCCGTGCTCAAGGTGGTGTTCAAGCAGATCTGCGCCGTCATCGGAGGCCAGATCAAGCTGCAGCAGGACTTTGCCAAGGACCtcctgaaaatgaagatgacATTGGAATCTCTGGCCGCGGTGCTGAAGGATGCCGAGAGGAAATCGGTCGACAACAGTTCCGTGCAGCTGTGGCTGAAGCGGCTCAAGAACGCCATGTATGACATCTCCGACATGCTTGAAGAGTTCGAGACCGACACCCAACCGGCTGCTCCAAAG AAGTCCTTCAAAAAAGGCATTTAG
- the LOC8085032 gene encoding putative F-box/LRR-repeat protein At5g41840 isoform X1, with translation MPPKTTKRWVPVNRNAGASRGRDGGDPDADRLSALPDALLHHIMSFLKAWEVVRTCVLSRRWRHLWASMPCIDLRVGGDDYDEVPEDFPDFVRHLFRHRDATAALDTLRLRSSNVDGAHNEDDARLWIRTAIKRGARVIHLVGHRKMDWLCGSCLAMLEHASFVSCHLKILKLSYALLDDNILRQLSCHCLSLEELDLKDCMITGHEISSASLKILTMFKCQINANLSIAALNLVLLRCISPITQAPSFQNMGSLVAGTIILDDYAFSDDFEDFSKDELDETTDEDDDNQKYKTGYGFRDPGFGLIYKDDYGYGSDIDSDDNSYEYSDIAVDSGEYSFDGDGHSYSTDGNRHVHGENSGCNENKIKGGYNILQIFSNATSLELLADAGEVILTRELKRCPSFSNLKTLSLGEWCIDADFDALVFLLQHSPNLEKLFVELKLNLNARKPLVSGVKPKGRSFSCKHLRKVKIKCSKDDVRVHKLAHLFRANGIPYENIFVRRTESTYLRGEKIILLGTNWSS, from the exons ATGCCGCCGAAGACCACGAAGCGCTGGGTGCCGGTCAACCGGAACGCCGGAGCGTCCCGTGGGCGTGACGGAGGCGACCCCGACGCCGACCGCCTCAGCGCGCTCCCGGACGCGCTGCTGCACCACATCATGTCCTTCCTCAAGGCGTGGGAGGTGGTGCGGACCTGCGTGCTGTCACGGCGGTGGCGCCACCTGTGGGCATCCATGCCCTGCATTGATCTCCGTGTCGGCGGGGATGACTACGACGAGGTACCAGAGGACTTTCCTGACTTCGTGCGCCACCTGTTTCGTCACCGTGATGCGACGGCGGCCCTGGACACACTCCGTCTGCGGTCGAGCAATGTTGATGGTGCACATAATGAAGATGATGCCAGGTTGTGGATCCGTACTGCGATCAAGCGTGGGGCTCGAGTTATTCATCTTGTAGGACATCGCAAGATGGATTGGCTTTGTGGCAGCTGCCTCGCGATGCTTGAGCATGCATCTTTTGTCTCGTGCCACCTCAAGATCTTGAAGCTATCCTATGCCCTGCTGGATGACAACATCCTCAGGCAGCTTTCATGTCATTGCCTGTCTTTGGAAGAACTGGATCTTAAAGATTGCATGATTACTGGCCATGAGATTTCGTCTGCATCTCTCAAGATTTTGACCATGTTCAAGTGCCAGATCAATGCCAATCTATCTATTGCTGCTCTGAACCTTGTACTGCTGCGCTGCATCTCACCAATAACCCAGGCTCCATCATTTCAGAACATGGGGTCTCTTGTTGCAGGCACTATCATACTCGATGATTATGCCTTCAGTGATGATTTTGAAGACTTCAGCAAGGATGAACTTGATGAAAccactgatgaagatgatgacaaTCAGAAGTACAAGACTGGATATGGATTTCGTGACCCTGGATTTGGGCTTATTTACAAGGATGATTATGGTTATGGTAGTGACATTGATAGTGATGACAACTCCTATGAATATAGTGACATTGCAGTTGACTCTGGTGAATATAGTTTCGATGGCGACGGCCACAGTTACAGTACTGATGGTAATCGTCATGTGCATGGTGAAAACTCTGGATGCAACGAGAACAAAATTAAAGGCGGCTATAATATTCTTCAGATCTTCTCAAATGCTACAAGTTTGGAGCTGTTAGCTGATGCTGGAGAG GTGATTCTGACTAGAGAACTGAAAAGGTGCCCAAGTTTTAGCAACCTGAAGACCTTGTCCCTTGGCGAGTGGTGCATTGATGCTGACTTTGATGCTTTAGTTTTCCTGCTGCAGCATTCACCTAATCTGGAGAAGCTTTTTGTTGAACTCAAATTG AACTTAAACGCCAGGAAGCCACTAGTAAGCGGTGTCAAACCAAAGGGAAGATCATTTTCTTGCAAGCATCTTCGAAAGGTGAAGATCAAATGCTCTAAGGATGATGTGAGAGTCCATAAGCTGGCACACTTATTCAGGGCTAATGGTATACCATATGAGAACATTTTTGTCCGTAGGACAGAGAGCACCT ATCTCCGTGGCGAGAAGATTATCTTGCTAGGCACGAACTGGAGTTCTTAG
- the LOC8085032 gene encoding putative F-box protein At1g58310 isoform X2 produces MPPKTTKRWVPVNRNAGASRGRDGGDPDADRLSALPDALLHHIMSFLKAWEVVRTCVLSRRWRHLWASMPCIDLRVGGDDYDEVPEDFPDFVRHLFRHRDATAALDTLRLRSSNVDGAHNEDDARLWIRTAIKRGARVIHLVGHRKMDWLCGSCLAMLEHASFVSCHLKILKLSYALLDDNILRQLSCHCLSLEELDLKDCMITGHEISSASLKILTMFKCQINANLSIAALNLVLLRCISPITQAPSFQNMGSLVAGTIILDDYAFSDDFEDFSKDELDETTDEDDDNQKYKTGYGFRDPGFGLIYKDDYGYGSDIDSDDNSYEYSDIAVDSGEYSFDGDGHSYSTDGNRHVHGENSGCNENKIKGGYNILQIFSNATSLELLADAGEWQELCL; encoded by the exons ATGCCGCCGAAGACCACGAAGCGCTGGGTGCCGGTCAACCGGAACGCCGGAGCGTCCCGTGGGCGTGACGGAGGCGACCCCGACGCCGACCGCCTCAGCGCGCTCCCGGACGCGCTGCTGCACCACATCATGTCCTTCCTCAAGGCGTGGGAGGTGGTGCGGACCTGCGTGCTGTCACGGCGGTGGCGCCACCTGTGGGCATCCATGCCCTGCATTGATCTCCGTGTCGGCGGGGATGACTACGACGAGGTACCAGAGGACTTTCCTGACTTCGTGCGCCACCTGTTTCGTCACCGTGATGCGACGGCGGCCCTGGACACACTCCGTCTGCGGTCGAGCAATGTTGATGGTGCACATAATGAAGATGATGCCAGGTTGTGGATCCGTACTGCGATCAAGCGTGGGGCTCGAGTTATTCATCTTGTAGGACATCGCAAGATGGATTGGCTTTGTGGCAGCTGCCTCGCGATGCTTGAGCATGCATCTTTTGTCTCGTGCCACCTCAAGATCTTGAAGCTATCCTATGCCCTGCTGGATGACAACATCCTCAGGCAGCTTTCATGTCATTGCCTGTCTTTGGAAGAACTGGATCTTAAAGATTGCATGATTACTGGCCATGAGATTTCGTCTGCATCTCTCAAGATTTTGACCATGTTCAAGTGCCAGATCAATGCCAATCTATCTATTGCTGCTCTGAACCTTGTACTGCTGCGCTGCATCTCACCAATAACCCAGGCTCCATCATTTCAGAACATGGGGTCTCTTGTTGCAGGCACTATCATACTCGATGATTATGCCTTCAGTGATGATTTTGAAGACTTCAGCAAGGATGAACTTGATGAAAccactgatgaagatgatgacaaTCAGAAGTACAAGACTGGATATGGATTTCGTGACCCTGGATTTGGGCTTATTTACAAGGATGATTATGGTTATGGTAGTGACATTGATAGTGATGACAACTCCTATGAATATAGTGACATTGCAGTTGACTCTGGTGAATATAGTTTCGATGGCGACGGCCACAGTTACAGTACTGATGGTAATCGTCATGTGCATGGTGAAAACTCTGGATGCAACGAGAACAAAATTAAAGGCGGCTATAATATTCTTCAGATCTTCTCAAATGCTACAAGTTTGGAGCTGTTAGCTGATGCTGGAGAG tggcaggagctctgcctttgA